The genomic stretch tcaccaatgaatcattcaaacttcacacatattcattcaaaatcgcatattcacaaatctcctcacacaaaacacaaattcccaccgattaattatgcgatctatgattgctacactcactatatgcatgagggaatcaagaacaaggattcaatggaaaaaaatgagaaagagaattcaaatatatctttcttgttcaaaaacaatcggtatgaaagataattgatgcgattcttcgatgaatcttgaatttccaactccaaattgatgcaagaacaaaggattggtgaagaattggtggagaaggagaggaagagaggaaaaaacatgtgggagagaggagagggagagaaaaaggcgttgaaataatggggctagggtttggtttctccctttttatattctaggattaattccccacttaaataaacaaaaataaaaaaataaaacaaattgtgGAGTGAAAATAGGGAAAAGGGATGTGTACTAGgggagtattttaaaaaaatatatttaaatcctcaattaaataggaataggatttaaattggtaatttcttgtaggaaaagactcccacaaaataggtaacaaataaattaatcccacaagtaattgaaaggcatatgggcgaaaattatgtagaatagcatagggataatttggtttggatttaatttagataaatatcccaaagcaattaattaaatccaagaaatgaagtattatttccaatggaTAGGAGGGCCAAAATTTCCAAATAATATggctagaaatatatgcatgatcccacttaatttaattcacacattggaagcttaatcacattaactcacataaccaacaacaactaattttacataattaactcaaacacatagagactcaatttccacaaaagaaattcttattcaacatccacattaattaaaaaaagccatcaaataaaaataaaaataataacataaaaaaagtcaaaattttccggggtgctacagcCGGGTAGGTGACGGCGAGCAGCGGCTGCGCCGTCAAGGTATCAAGCATCTCCGCCGTATCCATTGAGGCCATGTGGAGGATGTTGTCTTTTTTTACCTCAATTGGGAGTTCCTCAACCGGTACAACACGTGACTCATTGGGTTGGTAAGGGACAAAGCAACTTTTCAAAAGGGGTTTTATTGCTTTttccatttcgggcaagttgacctACGCGTCAGTCGAGGATCCTTTTGCATCACATGAGACAACGCTCCATGGTCGGGAACCGTGCGCCTCCTTGTCTTTTCCATCACCAACGGTCATATCTTCGCCGAGGACCGAGCCTGGCTCCGGTGAATTCACCGCACCTTTCATGCCATCCATTTCTTCAATATCCACGACGGAATTTGGGCCTTTGGCGGGGAGGGGGTTCGCGGCCTCAACAAGGGGCTCCCCCTCGTGTGAATAGACTTAAGTATTTATTTAGCGTGCATGCATTCCTAAGCgtgtgaatatttttattttcttcttccatAAAATCCTTAAGTGCTAATTAAATCAAGCGATTTAATTATTTGGGAATTTACCTAATTATTCGAGCATTAGTTAAATTCTGGAAATTTTTATCTTTAAATGTCGCGAGATAAAGATAGCGGCTACCCATCATTTAATTGGCAAAACATTAGGAAAGCATATTGACTAAAGTAGACTTTTAGTCATGCTCGTATTTTTAATTGGTAGCCCATTCTATGATATAATTTATCATTAGCCCATCCTCAAATTTAATTCTTTGGATTAAAAtacttaatttgattaaaatgcCACTAGGTCCAATTAATTATTCGTTGGTCAAAGTATTAAAATGGCTAACATTTTTCATGGCCTAAAGGAATTAAATTCCATTGGATCAAATTCATTATTGGGAATGGCCCGATTTAATAATACAAACGTGACCCAAAGGATTTAATTTGATGGCCCGAatgtaatttaaattgaaaaaagcccaatttcaattcaaaaaaAGGCCCAATCCGGATATAATAGAGATAGGCCCAAAAAAAATACACTCTCTCCCtgagaaaatcgggtttatagggtactttacgtttaaaataacgtaaatgtactcattttgttatctcttccatatatgggaaaaacgtcacccacattggcgtgtttttaagtaaaaacgccaccCGGATTGGCATGTTTTTAAGTGAAAACGCCACCTGTACTGGCGTTTTACAATTTTGAACTGTATGTCGTCGTATTTTATGGAAATACAGGTAAGTTAAAAATGCCGACGTGGTTGGCGTGTTACATAAAAAAATGCCGACGGGGTTGGCGTGTTACGTAAAAAATGCCACAGCCATCTGCGTGTTTTACTAAAAACACCACACATGTAGGCGTGTTTATACCCAAAGACGCCTATGGAGTTGGCGAGTCATTATAGAACGTTGCAATCTGTCGTAGAAAAAATTGACCAAACATTAATCCAAGTGTAACACGCCAATGGGACTAGCGTGTTTGTGACACACTATAACACGCCAATAGGACTGGCGACTTTCATAAAACTAGTTGCATGAAATTGCAAGCTTCCGTTTTTTCATCCATATAAATAAGTACAACACGAGGGTGTATCAAATTATCAATATAAATAAGTATAAAAAGAGGATGTATCAAATTACCAATATAACACGAATATCAATTGCATCATCAAATACAAATAGTTGGGGTTTAGTTTATTCGTCtcgccgtttccgcataaacaggccctgtatccccttcccaattctagatgtagatctagggatcctagagggaggagtatcttgaacaacagcgtTCTCTAGATCCACGCCAAAAAAATCATCTCGCACAGACGACCGCGGTAGAAAAGCGTGGGCATCACTGAGCCCAATATCTTCTCTTGTACCACtggtgtggctgacagaatgacaGCCTCGAATTGCAGATCTAGGTGGAGGTGGATCCATAAAATCATCATCGGAGGCATATACGACCTGAGATGATGACTCGCCGCTGGCAGTTTTCTTCTTGGTTCGTCGTTTTCCCTTTTGCCTCACGGGTACGTCCATgtccattgcagagcgctgGGAAGGACGGTAGTCCATCACGTCAGCCTCCCCGGATATCTGCAATCCATCgtcaaccatcctcgaaatggtttccAAAGCCGGATGTTCTGTCATATCTTGGCCACTTAGAAAGTGGCGTATGttgtgaagcgtctccacctacaattttcaaagttaattacatatcataatatgaatttaaataattactagTTTTTGCAATTTACCGCGAAGTTATGAGAAGATGCCGTTTCGTGGATGCCCTCTTCAAGATGCACGCCaggtttggttaaatacaccacagttatttggcgaaaccaattcatatattcatcGGTTGCAACAGGCTCCATAGTATACTCCACATCAGTCCACACCAAGTCGTGCCTattgtcccactcctgtatatGATGGGCGTGCCACTCAGCCCAATTCCGGCCAGATTTTCCACGGCGATCCTGTTTTGTAAAATCAGAACCGTGAAAGCGGTGGACGAGAGGGAcatacggttggacaatcccaaattgtcGCAACATTCGTtgtggcaggtgtggctcaaccagattccaacaaataagAGTTGTTATCGACGTCCATTTAGGACGACCGGTAACACAACATTCCGGCAAGTTCCGCTGGAGATAAGGCCttcaaataaactacatgtgaaacaaatttattcaaaataatttcaataaaaaacaacaaacaaaaaacaatttataagtatatgaatTACCTGGTTGGCGtgcatcatggagaactgatctcggaaattttcaatacaatgcccgggtgcttttacatatgatatcggaccattccatctaaaaaatttaaattatgagcgaataacacggaaattgaataaaaactgaattagtgaacaacttacgcgcttgcacatggtGCGTAGTCTATAAGGATGGGATttagcatcctcggtctaatatttgagattctctcccaagcccacagcTGTAACAAAGGTAAAGCTCCCCCGACATTGGTCCTCTTAGCAACAACGGCAGCTTCACACAAATTGTAGTGCAAgcaagcaagcaagcgtcgcaccaccccagctatagTTAAAACActgttctatatccatgaaaaattgcaggtagaagaacggaattttatttccggagGCGTTCGGGATCATCGgcccaccaagtaatagcagacaatagatacgagcACGTTGAGCATATATGTTGTGATTGTGCTCATCAttcagctcaatcctcaattgatTTGATAAGCTTGTATGCTTCCAAACCATTTCTTTCAACTCAGCTGCGTCTGGcacaaatcctagaaaatccaaacaCACGTCCTTCCAATATCCCACATCCTTCGTGGGGATGTAACTCGTCACAGCCTCtccgtcaactttgaggccccataagacctccacgtcttccaatGTCGCAGTCGCTTCACCGATTAGAAAGTGAAACGtatgagtctctggcctccaacgttcaatcaatgCGGTGATAAGATAGTGGTCAATGTCCTTTGGTTGACCACACCTTAATATACCACAgaaccccatctggtccactacTGCCAAAACATGGGGATGTATGGGAACATCCCTAATGATTCCTTCatatcgtcggcagcgtacatcttcggatggaactcctgcccatatgttattaGAGACGTATTGTCTCTGAAAATACAATACAGAAGGATCCGCAGGACCGCATAAGAGCCGACGACGAGaagttgaagatgatgccataaattacctacacaacattcataatccaaattaaacaataaacaaacctaaacaatttcaataattagaaacaatttaatccaatatcatAAAATGGAACACtaatatcaaataattcacaatacacaacttcacctacacaacattgcacattcaaaatcataacacaattcacctacacaaaatcaacaattcaaactaaacaatatacatcaataatttgtcactagggtttaggtttataagccaaataaaatccaaataaaccaaaacccacataaaccaaatcaatttgcCCACTTTTTAAGCTATAACAACCCTCGGGTTTAAGTTTAtgaagggagagagagaaagatgtgtGTTCGTGTTGTGAAAATGCGATGTGCTATGCTAGGTCGAGAtaccaagtcctatgaatccactagatcacttggtctaggaactcaatggaacacggaatactctgtcgttgtacacacaaaactccccttcaagatccctcaacccgaatactatagattagtatagagaagcaggggtcgatcccacgaagatggacacgtaagaaagcgtttagagactcttgacaaaggcggctgctgccacgcaaactgtgttgaggtataactactactagacctaggcaagaaatgtaaacactagacctaggaaactgtaaacatgctgagatcaaacatcatcaagactacgtgatattaaattcccttcctagaccgtgtaaatggcTACCTAATAGAATCAGACATGAAGaatataacagtggggaccataattccagaatTTGCAAGTACGCCAGAaaggctgcaaataacaaactgaaactctaactaacaacgacatgcattttttaactgaatcaaaacgaagatgaagaaaacagagcacgtacctagattcgaacagaatataaaagttgggtcgtcggaaacttgcaacaaatcggaaataaaaatgatctacatatactcgacggaatgaaatgaaaacacgaaggctaggcataaatttaaaccaactctgctcggatttacgtcggatgcttaatccactccggatccaagcgatccgaaccaaacaacaacctcaatcaacgccataacttccgatctaacagatctaaaccgatcaacaccgaattcaaacgattccactcaactcagctacaacaccaaattcaaacctccgattcaaccaaacaacaaactctgatcaacccgatccagccattactctgcacatATTCAGTGAACAATtacgaaacgcatccaacacaagtaaactaactcaaactccagaTAATCACAGAAatgaaatcagaaatcaacatcaacgacatgacagaaaattaaacttgcattaaacataGAAATATTCGGTAAAAAACAGAGGGCCGAGctccgaacagcgaagctctgtgaaatccacaaaatacgagaaaataaaatggaacttgtttcttcgccctcgacaggacggtgttacaacccaactgaAATGCGAGAAAGCGAAAAGTGAACCCAAAATGCAAACCCCCAGAATTTTCCtctaaagaacccaagtgtgtaaaaGAAAAAAGTGAGCTACGAGCCACAGACTGTTAATGAGGCCTCCACAGAGAAGATCCCTCTagaatgcatgcttccttccttatataggtgcagacataatcttctagaagacttcgtagaaatctccattctacccttcagctctgacatttcctccgtcttgcaatttgcTCCACAATGCTCtcattcgccagtttcctcggaccATGTGATTGTCCTCTCTCTTTCCTGAACCTGGCtaaattcttctacacacctggcttaaaacgtgtgttataCCCCGtaattatatgaatttatcccctagacctatgcatgaaattagccttatcagtttataatcaaatttatactctAGCTAAATACCAATATATCaactatctcaacaatacacaaattcacttaaacccaAACAATGCAACATCAATTTTAACTCAATTCtcaacccattacaaaccctagctaactatccaacaattactctaataatgtaaaagatgagcatactaaccgaaaaaAACATACGAATTTGGGGAAAACTAGCATTGATTGATGAATGGAGGGCGAAATCGCGGAGAGGAGGGCGAAATCGGCGTTTCTAATTTCCTAAACACGCCAACCCTTAaggcgttttttttaattatacacGCCAACCCAGTTGGcgtgttttatttaaattgtatttggagaaaatacgaggacattataaaacgccaactatgCTGGCGTCTTTACTTATAGACACACCAACATAGGTGACATTTTTCCCATATATgaaagagataacaaaatgggtacatttacgttattttaaaggtaaaatagcctataaacccgattttctccTCTCTCCCTACCGTCTgccttctctctctcattctcaCATTTGGagaaaaatccccaaatctAACCATAACTCCTCCTTCTTTgcgaaaagaaaaacaaccaTAACTCCTCCTTCCACCTCGGTGAATTCACGGAGCCGCCGCTCTCATCGCGTCTCCCGGAGGCGACCGTCGTCGCCGACGCCGCCTTCTCTCTACCGTCGGCTTACTCTCTCCTCCCTTTCCTTCCTAAAACGAATGGAAGACTCTCCAATTGGGGAACGTCGAACCCTAGGTGGGAGTCGAACGAGCGCCGTCGCGTTTCCCCCTCTCCGGCGAGTCGATCTCTGGCCGTCGTTCACTGCCATCCCTAGCCGATGCCGCGGCTGTGAGGCCGTCTTCCTCGCCGTCCCGGTGCCATCGGAGCAGGAAAGAGGAGCATCGCCGTCGAGCTTGACCTCTGACCACGCTGTCTTCTTCAGCACAGCATGCCCAGCTGCCTCATGGCAGCTTTCGTACTCCGTCGTCCCTCGATCTCACTCGAAGCTAAGTTCCCTAATCTTTTGTCGTTTGGTGTAGAATTTCCTTATCCCTAAATTATGCTATTTTTAGGATGTCTAAGTTGTAGGTTCAGTCGGGAAAATTCGACCGTTTGAGCTCGATTGCAGTGATTTTACTATACGCCTacattcgggttatgatttagCATGCCTTCAACAAGATTTAGGCGATGGCTTGTGAGGATAGTATCATATGGTGTTGCTACTGTTTTACTTGTTCATCTAGTGTTATTATCATGCTTAAGTTCTGAAACGATGGGGTCTTTGCATGCTTGAGATTTacatgatgatatgatacttaaATTGAGCTTGAAACGGAGGTGGGGTTACCTTCTCTTGCACTGTTTCTGCTCCCCACTCCTAGCTTCAATCTCTCTCACTCTCCAACTTGATAACGTGCTTGCTGAGTATGTTGTGGTAGAAGGGGTGAGGCTAAGGGgactatactatatatataaggGTTTGTGTAACTGAAAGCCTGCAAGGCTGGTTGTTTGTGCAGAAAAAGGGTCCCTAGGTTGATTGTTCATTGGCTGATTGCAATAAGGCAGGGCATGTACTCGTGAGAAATAAATGCAATTCCATCCTCATTTGTTACTCTACTGCAGTGGCCTCAGTCTCTCTGTGTCTTGCAACGTTCTCATTGAGTTTTTATGCGGCTTTTTGCAGGTGTACAACTCTGCAATGTGGTTAACTGATCCCTGCGGCTGGATCTCTGCAGAGCTGCTGTGGCTGTGGATTTTCCTTGGCTTGTAGCAGCTGGGTATGGACTGTGGAGCGCAGGAAATGCAGCCCTCCATACTCCTAAATTTGGTAACTTTTGGTCTTCATCAAGTAAAGCCGTGTTGCCTCTTATCTTTACTTGGTTTGATGCTAATTGCCTTAGTATCTTGTGcgtttattttgtttaattagttTGTATTCGGCAGGGAAAGAGGGCTGATCACATCCGGCTGTCAACTGGATGCCCCGGGCCCAACGGCCGTCGACAATCGGGCCGAAAACCGGGCCTAAGGAAGGGCCGAAGCTTAGCAAATTCTAAATTGTAGTAGGGTAGTGTTTTTCCAAGCTTTCTTTTCCTTCAACATGTACGAAACGTTTTATAAAGTTAGAATGtattatttttccttcattttcatTGTCACCCATTTGTAAGTTAAGACATAGTTCGTAAAGTAAcatgtattttatttacttaaggAATAAACGGACACATTCCCATTTTTATTCGATCCTTGCTCGTATCTTTAAATTTCCATATCTATGTTAGTTACTAATCGTGGAATTCTAACATATGAATTGTATAATTATCGTACTTAAGGTATTTAGGAAGAGGCATTCGTTTCACGTCCCTTTAATTACTTCATAAAGTTCGAGTAATTAGATCGTGACCATTACAGAGGCGGTTTTGATCAGTTATTTAGTcaaaaagtttaataatatttatttttttatatactataaattatttattttgtatagtttatgatattttagataatatgatacttaatataatataaatatattaatacaaataattgtaggagtattaaattatttatttgtgtttggaaatttttttataaaatgttgtGGGGTTAaagtataatttaaataaatatgtaggtaAGATTGAAAAAGTAGGTgaatttagaatattattttgggtttgtgtttggtgtaaatggttggagtagaaTTACTGTTTAATGTGACAGAACTGGAAAAAggtgtttgagtttggtgtaaatggttagaGATGGCTAAAGAGATGGCATAAGAGGTATCATGAAAAGAAATCATATCTCATCTCAAATTGTCCTTTTATCCGTTTCTTGAAATTGCACTGTAGCTACTGCATTTTACTTTAtgaagtttctaaaatttgcaCTGGGATCCCTCATGCTTATGTATTTTCGAGAAGAAGCAAGGACTTGCCTGATTTACGGAGAATGGTTGCCAATCGAAGAACTTGTCGAGAAATTTTTTGAGATGCAAAGAGAGCGAAAAAACGAGAGAAGGGGAAGAAACAACGACTCAAGTTTGTGcagagagagaaaacgatatctaggtttaaattaaaagtagtacctatatatttaatgggctcgACTATCGTATacacatatttattttttcatggagtatttatttaatttgttttaagaGAAGGCGGTTTTAATCAGTTATTTAGTCAAAaagtttattaatatttattttattttataatataaactatttattttgtatagtttatgatattttatataatatgatacttaatataatataaatatattaatacaaaCAATTGTAGGAGTATtagattatttatttatgtttggaaaattattgataaaatgtgtggggttaatgtataatttattaaaaaataagtgaatttgaaatattcttttgggtttgtgtttggtgtaaatggttatAGTAGAATTACTATTTGATGTGACAGAACTGGAAAAAAGGAGTTTGAGTTtcgtgtaaatggttggagatgactAAGGAGATGGCATAAGAGGTAGCATGAAAAGAAATCATATCCCATCTCAAATTGTCCTTTTATCCGTTTCTTGAAAAGTTATACACCTGAGATGCAGTTGCACTGTAGCTACTGCATTTCACTTTAtgaagtttctaaaatttgcaCTGGGATCCCTCATGCTTATGTATTTTCGAATAGAAGCAAGGACTTGCCTGATTTACGGAGAGTGGTTGCCGATTGAAGAACTTCCAGACAAATTTTTTGAGATGCAGAGAGAAagcaaaaaaagagagaaggtAAAGAAACAATAGCTCAAGTTTGTGCAAAGAGAGAAAACgatatttaagtttaaattaaaagtagtacatatatatttaatgggctcgGCTATCATATACACATATTTGTTttattatggagtattatttaatttgttttaagaGAGAGGCGGTTTTGATAAGTTCTTTAGTCAAAaagtttattaatatttattttattttatactataaattttttattttgtatagtttatgatattttatataatatgatacttaatataatataaatattttaatacaaaTAATTGTAGGAgtgttaaattttttatttatgtttggaaaattattgataaaatattgtggggttaatgtataatttaaataaatatgtaggtaagattgaaaaagtaggtgaatttgaattttcttttgggtttgtgttttgtgtaaatggttggagtagaaTTACTGTTTGATGTGACAGAACTAGAAAAAtaagtttgagtttggtgtagaTGGTTGGAGATTGCTTAAGGAGATGACCTAAGAGGTAGGATGAAAAGAAATCATATCACATCCCAAattgtcattttttttgtttcttaaaGAGTAATAAAGCAAAGATGTATTGTAGTTACTGCATTTCACTTTATGAAGTTTCTAAATTTTGCACTGGGATCCCTCATACTAATGTATTTTCGAATAGAAGCAAGGACTTGCCTGATTTCCAGAGAGTGGTTGCCGATTGAAGAACTTGTCGAGAAATTTTTTGAGATGCAGAGAGATAgcgaaaaaaaaagagaaggggAAAAAACAACGGCTCAACTTTGtgcagagagagaaagaaatctaTGTTTAATTTTAAAGTAGTACcaatatatttaatgggctcgGCTATCGTATACACATATTTGTTTTatcatggagtatttatttaatttgttctaAGAGTGAGATGGTTTTGATCAGTTATTTAGTcaaaaagtttaataatatttattttattttaaactataaattatttattttgtatagtacTCATTGCTTTTGCCCCTTCTTTGAGTATTATTATGTGATCTTGGTCCCTCTATGGAGGTAGtcattgaaggggttggcagcggaagcgtgcatgaaatccaatcacataaatttgatctatttagcagattatttagacaaattctattcgcgtaattatcacatgtatcatgctcataacttgaattaaaacatgctttagcatataaaatccctaaaacatgctcactacggaattagccaatttaccttgttgattcaatcaagaatcgatgatggcttgctccgtctccacgtgaagatcttcagtactcgacctctgatcttctgactggtgtcccggactgtatactgatatttgtgtgggcaaatctcaccagaatactaggactcgaataatgaagacagaactcaactcacggagggagcaattttcgaactctctctctctttgtctagAGGGGAACAAAAATTCTAGCactaataattatgttttatgtctccgttattctcctatttatattaagtcacatattgggcccagtcagggatctaaggaagaatttggacatggcctcacccaattagctttttactaattaaattgaacccacaatttaatataagcttatattggaatattacaagcagccactacagaagtaatattgcactgcctttccaaatctgaaattacaagtattccggatttccttttatttgtttaattcatttccagcgtttaagatagaaacatccattaattaattaatgtctactatggacttaattaattaacatattttattctccaagagtggacttagcaagaaactcttatttattattcatagagtaattaaactccaactagctaggttccgaataataaaaccttgtttcgagcttctcttgtggatgttatcaaacgagactctcctcgcgcacgattcaacataatagcaatcctagcaccgctagataatgatcaccactacccaatatacctggatcgttgggtgacgaaaaacccgcacctttggtaagtcaaagtagtagatactcaatatcgtatgctcaatgctaacatacattgattaagaaattaattatcaagacctcgtctttcagtagatagcataaagactcgtcttgctgttagatccattcagtgctataccacaccaacgtcatcatatttcaataaggcttagaaataatc from Salvia splendens isolate huo1 chromosome 4, SspV2, whole genome shotgun sequence encodes the following:
- the LOC121799203 gene encoding uncharacterized protein LOC121799203, with translation MEPVATDEYMNWFRQITVVYLTKPGVHLEEGIHETASSHNFAVETLHNIRHFLSGQDMTEHPALETISRMVDDGLQISGEADVMDYRPSQRSAMDMDVPVRQKGKRRTKKKTASGESSSQVVYASDDDFMDPPPPRSAIRGCHSVSHTSGTREDIGLSDAHAFLPRSSVRDDFFGVDLENAVVQDTPPSRIPRSTSRIGKGIQGLFMRKRRDE